The segment GAACTGTCCATCAGTTTCAGTGTGCCtggaacacaaaaacacacaatcaCATTATTCACATACTAAAATGACCAACATTTTATGCTTAATATTGTTAATGGTATCAAGAGTATTGTTTATACTGCATATAATACGACTGTCTGAGAAAAAAATACAGAGAACTTAAACAACTCAAGACCTGCAGATCACTGGTTCTCACGAGGTTAAGGAAATCATTAAatggaatgatttatttctgtggTTACAGCAGCACTCTGAGTGCTGGACACCAATTTTGCCCTATTTCCTTGCTTCGGGCTCAGGGATGGAGACATTTAGATGACTATGTTGAAGGtaacctttattcaacaccattTCTGTCCCTCAATCTCTCCTGAAAACACCAACAAGCTTTGAATCGAAATCAAAATACTTCATATTAAACTGCAACATTATCTTCATGCGTCACCTTTATTGTTTAAATAAAATGGCTGTAATATGATCTGGCTACATTTCACTATTCCCTCAGCAGAATTGTTCAAACGTTGATCCTAATTAGGGTACACAGGCATGTCAAGCCCTCTCTTGGTGCATCATTATTAGCCTATCTGTGACTGGCCCAGACTCTCTAGTAAGATAATCCTATTGGTTCCCCTTTTCTTTAATAATTGATAGTCTCTCCAGGAGCTCACAGAGCCCTCAGCCTGCAACAACCACAACCAGTCTCCTCTGGTAACATTCACCCACAACACCTCCCTCCGTTCTACATGCCTTTCCTAGTTCTGAGTGACCTTGTTAGAAACTGTAATTGATGAGAGAGTAAGAAAGGTCTTCCTTTTCCCCTTAAGGGGGCAGCGGAGCAGGCTAGGCAGCTCTGTGAGCTGGCAGATATACTGCCTGTCAGAGATGTTCAGCAGGTTTCTATAAGGAGGATTAATATACAGGGTCATGTCTGTTGAGATAAACAAGTCTGTCAGGTATCTTCACAACCACAAGTCATATAAACCTTGGAtctgattttttgttgttgttgagcccACTGCAGTTAAGATTTAGCTCATTATTTTAGAAGATAATTGACTGCCGTGATGTTAACACGTCCTGTCTGAACACATCCTCCTTAGGATTCTGTTATGAGACGGACTGCGGACAAAAGTTCAGAGTGGTCAGTGGTGCGATTAGCGAATTACGCAGCGTTGCTCTTCTGAACAACTTAATTAAGACACTTACCATCTAGAGTACAGAGGGCAAACAGGCCGCATTTAGAGGAGTCGCCTTTGGAGCCTCTGCTTATGCTCCCGATGAGATGAGTGGAGACGTTCTTGTTGTGGATCCGACCAGTGGTCAGATGCAGAATGACGTCTCTGGAGGGACCCTCGCTGTGACAGACACATTACAAACACAGGACGATACCAACATGAACTGGCACAGCCTATCTATCATTAGACAGCCAAAGCACTGTTACATGTCTACtactgtgtactgtatatgtattagGTGCTCTGCATGTCCAGTGGTATGTACCTGCCAGGAGTGGGTGGGGCCTCCTCCCCAGGCCCCGCCTCAGAGGAGCCCTGTTGTGTCCATGTGCACAGCAGGATGGCAAAGCCACAACCAGGCTGGGACACCATCAGTTCAGGAAGACCCACTAGGTCTGGGTTTACTGACAGGCTGTCCACCTGTCACAGGAGGAAATAATGGATTAGAAATAGTAGAGTGCACACTTTACAGGATGTGAAGTCATCCAGTGTTATGTGGGGTTTATATGATGGGGATAACCGGTCATACAACGAATCCTTAGgaactaacctgctccggggCAGGCTAACTTCATGTACCCTGAATGAAATGACTGAGCGGCGAGTTGAGGACCGTTTAAATCAGATTCACTCCCTCTTGCAAAGGCTGCATCATCCCCTCCATTTGAGGAAGACGACCGATTCAATATTTTAttaatcaaatgttttttgtGTGTTACAAAATAGTCATGTTAAAGTaaatcacattacacatttagtaatgaTAGAATGCATTTTAAACTTCACGCAATGTAACACTTTTGTGTGACTTCATGATAACAAATATCAATAGGAGTGGAACTGTGCTCGTGCATTGATAAGCACACCAAAGACAGCCTTAACGATAAGTTAGAAAATAAAGACGGCACTTCTAAAATCCTTTATCACAccatagcctgctgaatttgcaaAATAACTTTTCCTTCATTTTTATTTCAGAACAAATGAAAATGTGGCACTGATTAATTCATGGGTgaatgtttcagcattgtctcaatgaagagttcaaCTAGCCATGTGCGACATGAgcagttacaagcctgctagtTAGCGGCAGGCGGACAAGCAATATCCACCGTCGTAAAACGGACCAAGCCTGAGCTGGAACGTAAAGCTAGCTGAAGCTGGTAagctttagaaaaccctgagtagatTGCTTCGTAGGATAGGACTTTTCAGTCTTTGATTGACATATTTCATGTTTGTGTATCGACCTACCTGTCCCTCCAGAAGCCACTTCTTCAGCAGGACCAGCTGTCCAGAGCTCAGGTCTGAAGAATCAGTAGGCTCCTCCCAGCGGAACGCTCTCACCACACGGTCTGTGTATCCCACTACAAGCTCACTGCGCCCATCCCCATCTGCAAagcgtgtacacacacatacacagttgaGAATAAAGCAGTCGAAAAACAGAAGCGGTCAATTGCATTGAGGGTGCCTACATCTAGGGCGAAATGGGTGCAGAACGAGAGGTTACCTATGTCACTAATAAGGATGACTTTGGTGTTGGCAGGAatgtgctgagagaagcaggGTTTCTGGTCGTCAGAGAACAGCGCCTCCTGTTGGCTGGATGAATCTGACTTGGCTCCTGACACTGCAGAGAGGTCAAACAGGTGAAACCATCCCTCTGCACCCACAGCAACTACAAAGTTCTGATGGATAAATTAAGGCAGTGAATAGTTAGGTGATAGCACACACTGGATGCAAGGGGAAAATGACACACAAATATTCCTCATCTGACTGGAGGACTATGCAGTTTCTGCACACCCACCCTTCCTTTGTTGCAGATGTCTCCAACACCAACACAGGTGAGCTAAAAAATAAACCAAAAAAATAACTCATTAAATATTTGTCTAAATCTGCTAAAATAACAATATAAATCAGATGTGCAGACAGCGGTGTTCAAATGTCCTCTTTTATGCCACTACAGTTGTACTTAAATGTGCCGACATTTGAACTCAGAGAAGTGATCAAATGCCCTCTAAGCAGCCGCTTACCATGCCCACACATGTTCTAGTGATCCAAGGCTTGGAGTCATCCTTCTTGTACACATGCAGCTTTCCACTGGTGTCACCCACAATAAGTTCATTCAGCTGGTAAAAAAGAATAACAGTTAATGTCAAGGTTTTGGTGTCAAGGCCCTGGGTACAGTCACAGCCAGGACATTTTGTTTCCATAGATATAAGACATGTTGTCATAAATATGTTGGAAGGTCAAGGAACGTGATAGGAGTACTGTTATGGCATCTACTATTTCACTCTTGACCCTCTTATCGTGACTGGAGGGAATGAGTCAGAGACCCTCTAAAGCAAGAGTTGCTATTTACAGTACAGGGACTAGAAAGGCACAGCTGGACAATAAATGGGCAAGTGGAGAGTGGGCAGAGCAGTCTATGACTTCTAAAAAATGATTTATGTTGCCACGTAGGTGGGGGAAATAACTGACAAAAAAACGAGTTGATACATGTCATTGGTAGGCCTATAATATGTATAACTGGCCCTAAGAGGTGGATACACTAACGCCGTGAGCAGTGAGACTACACACATTTATTTTCAACGATTGCCAATGTCTGAAAACATGGACACAAGGAAAGATCCCTGAATAATTGTCTCGCTGCTGATACTTTACCGAGTCATTGTCCGCATCCCCAAGACAAATTGCATGAGGGAAAAGGGTTCCGGGGAAATCAAAACTAACACGCTGAACATAGCTCAAGGACCGCATATCACCAGATAACAGTTTGACAGCTGAGCTGGACACTGACAGCTGCAATTTGCACCATCCAAATGCAAATTAGAGAAACATCAAGTAGTTAGCTGTGTTAAAGCGTATATTTAAGCGTTGCTTCTGCTTTTAAACTTGGCGTGATAACTATTATCAACCATAACCACTAAAAATAACAGAAAGCTGTACTGAAGTTATAAAACGTGAGGGTTTGTACGCTCTTCCTTAAACAAAGGGCACGTCATAAAAACAGTACGGAAACATACTCCAGACAAGCTTCATGCGTTTTGTAATTTGCGATTCGTATGGTCACGCTGCGATATTTATTGTAATCCTACAGATATTGATAGTTATTGATAAATAAAG is part of the Salvelinus fontinalis isolate EN_2023a chromosome 39, ASM2944872v1, whole genome shotgun sequence genome and harbors:
- the itfg2 gene encoding KICSTOR complex protein ITFG2 isoform X2 — encoded protein: MMPNKGTKESYTYCLSLLCLVPFLLNELIVGDTSGKLHVYKKDDSKPWITRTCVGMLTCVGVGDICNKGRNFVVAVGAEGWFHLFDLSAVSGAKSDSSSQQEALFSDDQKPCFSQHIPANTKVILISDIDGDGRSELVVGYTDRVVRAFRWEEPTDSSDLSSGQLVLLKKWLLEGQVDSLSVNPDLVGLPELMVSQPGCGFAILLCTWTQQGSSEAGPGEEAPPTPGSEGPSRDVILHLTTGRIHNKNVSTHLIGSISRGSKGDSSKCGLFALCTLDGTLKLMDSSEQLKWSVQVDHQLFSLQKLDVTGDGREEVVACAWDGQTYIIDHNRMVVRFQFDENVNAFCAGQYNCKDGKNSPCLVYVSFNHKIYVYWRVELERMEPTHLLRVLEERPEFKARLEQLGVDAEDREAVRELVGDTLYGHTLKKQAG
- the itfg2 gene encoding KICSTOR complex protein ITFG2 isoform X1, producing the protein MRSLSYVQRVSFDFPGTLFPHAICLGDADNDSLNELIVGDTSGKLHVYKKDDSKPWITRTCVGMLTCVGVGDICNKGRNFVVAVGAEGWFHLFDLSAVSGAKSDSSSQQEALFSDDQKPCFSQHIPANTKVILISDIDGDGRSELVVGYTDRVVRAFRWEEPTDSSDLSSGQLVLLKKWLLEGQVDSLSVNPDLVGLPELMVSQPGCGFAILLCTWTQQGSSEAGPGEEAPPTPGSEGPSRDVILHLTTGRIHNKNVSTHLIGSISRGSKGDSSKCGLFALCTLDGTLKLMDSSEQLKWSVQVDHQLFSLQKLDVTGDGREEVVACAWDGQTYIIDHNRMVVRFQFDENVNAFCAGQYNCKDGKNSPCLVYVSFNHKIYVYWRVELERMEPTHLLRVLEERPEFKARLEQLGVDAEDREAVRELVGDTLYGHTLKKQAG
- the itfg2 gene encoding KICSTOR complex protein ITFG2 isoform X3; its protein translation is MCGHAHLCWCWRHLQQRKVSGAKSDSSSQQEALFSDDQKPCFSQHIPANTKVILISDIDGDGRSELVVGYTDRVVRAFRWEEPTDSSDLSSGQLVLLKKWLLEGQVDSLSVNPDLVGLPELMVSQPGCGFAILLCTWTQQGSSEAGPGEEAPPTPGSEGPSRDVILHLTTGRIHNKNVSTHLIGSISRGSKGDSSKCGLFALCTLDGTLKLMDSSEQLKWSVQVDHQLFSLQKLDVTGDGREEVVACAWDGQTYIIDHNRMVVRFQFDENVNAFCAGQYNCKDGKNSPCLVYVSFNHKIYVYWRVELERMEPTHLLRVLEERPEFKARLEQLGVDAEDREAVRELVGDTLYGHTLKKQAG